Genomic DNA from Marinobacter sp. LV10MA510-1:
GATCAAATTTTTGGGCCTGCATCATATCGGGTAGCTGGCGACGGTATTCTGCCAGCTGTTGATCGGTGCGCTGTTGCTGGGTTTGCAGCGTCTGCACTGCGGCGCGTCTTTCATCGCTGCCGGCAACGCTGGACAAGACAACGGCGGAACGGCCGCGCTCTACTTGAAGAGCGTCGAGCACAGGATCGGCAAGGGCCACGAGGTCAGTCATGCCCTGCAGTTCACGCATCCCTTTTAAATCACCATAGTTGCTGATGACGCTTTGGCTGGCGAACAACAGCATGGCCAGAAGCACCGGTAAAACAAGAGCTATCAGTTTGCTGCGCATAGATAACGATCTAAGCCAATTCATAGCGTTCTCCTGCGCAGAGGGCCGGTTTTTGATGGTGAGTCAGGCGTGCCTGTCTTTTTGGTGTAAAGGATTAGACCAAGACCAGTCGGGAGAAGTGTGCTCATGGGAATCTGACAACTTAAGATGTGGACGTTGGTGGGAGTCTAAGAAAGAAGCAGAGTAACGTCTAGCTTAGTAATACTACGCAGAATACCTATTTAGAAGTATTCGCTGAACCCCTGACAAAGGTCAATGCACTGCAGATTGCACGGCGTATGGTTTCGTAACTCTATGTATGGAAGACGATTATGGAACTTGTATGTCCGGCCGGCAGCTTGCCGGCGCTGAAAGCAGCGGTGGATAACGGCGCCAACGCGGTTTACCTTGGCTTTAAAGACAGCACCAATGCTCGCCAGTTTAAAGGTTTGAATTTTAATGACAAACGCGCAGCAGAGGGTATTGAGTACGCCCACAAAAACGGCGCGCGGGTGTTCTGCGCAATCAACACCTTTCCTCAGCCTCAGGGCTGGAAAACCTGGACCGCCGCGGTAGACCGAGCCGCAACGCTGGGCATAGACGCGATGATACTGGCAGACATGGGTTTGTTGGATTATGCCGCCAGTCGCTACCCCCAAATAGACAGACATTTGTCTGTACAGGGGTCAGCCACCAGCTACGAAGCGTTACGCTTTTATAAAGATAATTTTGGCATTCGCCGTGCGGTGTTGCCGCGGGTGCTATCGCTGGACCAGATTCGCGGCCTGGCGAAGCACAGCCCGGTAGAGCTTGAAGTATTCGCCTTTGGCAGCCTGTGCATTATGGCCGAAGGCCGCTGTTACTTGTCTTCCTATATCACCGATGAATCTCCTAACACCCGCGGTGCCTGCTCGCCGGCCAAAGCCGTGCGCTGGCAGGAAACTCCCCAGGGATTGGAATCGCGGCTTAATGGCATCTTGATTGACCGCTACGGCAAGGGCGAATCCGCCGGTTACCCAACCCTGTGCAAAGGTCGCTTTGAAGTAGAAGGCAGTGTTTACCATGCTATTGAAGAACCGGTCAGCCTGAACACCATAGACCTGCTACCGCAGTTGCAGGAACTGGGCATCAGCGCGGTGAAAATTGAAGGCCGCCAGCGCAGTCCTGCTTATATCGCCGACGTGGCCCGCACCTGGCGCCAGGCTCTGGACAGGCTTGAAAATAGCGCCGCTGAATTTGCGGTAGACCCGGCCTGGAATGCCACCCTGGCAGGTTTGTCAGAAGGCGGACTGACCACCATCGGCGCCTATCACCGCAAATGGAAATAAGGTGGAATATTCTATGCTCAAACTCTCATTAGGCCCTGTACTTTGGTTTTGGTCACGGCAAACCGTGTTTGATTTCTACGCCAACGCTGCGGAATGGCCGGTAGATACGGTGTACCTGGGTGAAACCGTATGCGCCCGCCGCCGCGAACTGAAACTCGCCGACTGGCTAGACATCGCGGGCGTGCTGAAAGACGCCGGCAAGCAGGTGGTGTTGTCTACCCAAACCCTGATTGAATCCGAAGCCGACCTGCGCCTGCTGCGCCGCATTTGCAGTCAACAGGATTATCTGATTGAAGCCAATGACCAAAGCGCGCTGCAGCTGGCCAGTAGCAATAATTTGCCCTTTGTAACGGGGCCGGGCCTGAATATTTACAACGTTGCGACCTTGAAGGTGCTGGCAAAGCGGGGTTTGAAGGGATGGAACCTGCCCGTGGAGTTGGGCCGTGAAACTCTGGTCGAGTTGATTGCAGAGTTAAAAGCCGAAGGCCTGGATTTGCCGGCTGAAGTGTTTGCCTGGGGTTTTTTGCCGCTGGCCTGGTCGTCGCGCTGCTTTACCGCACGCCATTACAACCTGCCAAAAGACAACTGTGAATTCCGCTGCCTTCAGCATCCGGATGGTTTGGAATTGCGGTCCCGTGAAGCCCAGGAGCTGTTTCGCCTGAACGGCACGTCTACCTTGTCTGGCGCCCGTTATGATTTGTTGCGGGAGCTTCCGGATATGGTCGCCATGGGTGTTGATACCGTGCGCTTGAGCCCGGAGTACCAAGGTATGGCTGAGGTGGTGCAGCGCTTTGATCAGGTGCGCCGGGGTGAAATGCCAGATATTGACCCACTGCAATTGGTGGAAGCGCCCCCCTGTAACGGCTACTGGTACGGCAAACCGGGGATGGATCTGGTAGCGGATCGGCTTTGGGCACCGATGTTATAAAGCGTCATTAAATTTCCCTACGCTGCGCCTAAAACATGTATATAATATAAATCTATTTTGTTGTCGGAGCCTCACCATGTTTTTTTGGCAGTACAAACAGCGGGCTAAAGTGCTTGAGCTGGAGTTGTCTGCGGTACATAACAGTGTGGCGCAGCTCAACGAAGACAAGCGTCTTCTTGAACTCCGGTTCGAAGCAGAAGCCAGCGCGCTAGAGGAGGTAAAAACGCAGCAGGCGTTGAGCCGACGTTTGATGGCAGGGCTAGGCCAGTTTGGCAATTCACTGAAAGAACTGAAGGGTTCTTTCAGTGAATTGTCGCAGCTTCTGGGGTCTCGCCGCAGTGAGGCGCTGAGGACACGAGATGAATCCGGACAAGTAAGAGACCGGATGGTATCGCTGGTGCAAAGACTAGGAGATGCCCGCAATAGTGCTGCCAGCTCGGCACGGGATATGGACTCTTTGGAATCTGAAACTGGCAGCATTACATCACTGGTGGATGTGATTGACGGTGTTTCTGACCAAACGTCGCTGTTGGCATTGAATGCGAGCATTGAGGCTGCCCGCGCTGGCGAACATGGGCGCGGGTTCAGTGTGGTGGCAACAGAGGTCAGAAATCTTGCCCTTCGTGCAGGCGAGGCTACCCAAGAAATTGAGTCAGCCATCGAGCGTATCCGAGCGCAGACGAAAATTGTGGCCGGGGCCAGCCGTTCTAATAGCGAAGAAATGGAAAAGCTTGCTGCAGAGGCTGACGGCGCACGCGAACGGTTGCTGATGTTGATTGATATGGCTGGTACGTCTTCGGATGCATTGGGGCACGCCGCTGTATTGTCTGAAATTGAGTTGGCCAATCTTGAAGAGCTCGACATTAAGCTGACTGTATACCAGATTCTGGCAGGCCTTTCTGACAGGGCAGCCGACAGCTTGCCTGACGCCACGGAGTGCGCATTGGGGCAATGGTATTATCAGGGAGGAGGCCATAAACAGTATGCGGGCCAAGTGGATTTTAGAACCATTGAAAAGCCCCACCGGCTGGTGCACATTTATGCCAAAGAGGCTGTGCGAGCTCATCATGACGGCCGCGCAGAGGATGCTTTAAAGGCCCTGGAAGCCATGGAAAGCAACAACCTGGACGTGATGGCGCGCTTGCGCCGCTTGGTTGCGAGAGGTTAGATAGCTGAAAACGATACTTTGGAACGAGAAGGTCCAGACACGCATCGGAAGTGATTGCTGTTCATTTTCAAACCGTGGCGGCCGCAAATAACTACTGGAAATAATTCATGCGGTGGCGACTGTTGAGGTCGCCACTGTAGCAATCGTGATGAGCTCAAAGATAGTTAGAACGGAAGCAATTGGCGGATATTGGGTCAAATGATCTGAACCAACAAAGGGCCATGGCCGATTATATCTGTTCCCGCAGCAGCATCGTTTTGATGTGACCGATGGCCTTCATGGGGTTGAGCCCCTTCGGACAGTACGCCATGCAGTTACCTATCCCACGGCAGCGAAACACACTGAACGGATCGCCCAGTTTTGCCAAACGCTCGCGGGTGGCAGTGTCCCGTGAGTCCACCAAAAATCTGTTAGCTTGAAGCAAGCCTGCTGGTCCGATGTACTTTTCCGGATTCCACCACCAAGACGGACAGGCAGATGAACAGCAAGCACAGAGAATGCACTCGTATAATCCATCAAGTTTTGCGCGGTCCTCCGGACTTTGCAGTCTTTCAATCGCCGGATTTGGTGTGTCGGTGATCAGCCATGGCTGAATACGTTCGTATTGTTTGAAGAACAGTGCTTGGTCAACCACCAAATCGCGGATCACTGGCATGCCTGGTAGTGGGCGAATCTCCAGAACGTTCTTCTTACCCAAAGCGTCCGCTACCGCAGTAATGCAACCCAGGCCATTGCGGCCATTCATGCTGAGTCCGTCAGAGCCACAGACACCTTCTCGACAAGAGCGCCGAAACGTGAGCGTGGTATCCCGGGTTTTCAGGTGCTCCAGTACATCCAGCACCATGCGGCTCCGAAACTCGTCGCCCACCTCAACATCCTGGTTGTACGGTATGTCGTCCTGCTCGGGGTTATAGCGGTATAGCCTGACGATAAAATCACTCATGACGTTGCACTCCCGCGCATCGGCTTGATGCACTCGAAAAAGAAGTATTCAGTTTGAAGGTTAGCCGATGATCCATACAAACATGTTCGGCGTCAACTATCCTGTCCGACCGGTCATCCTAATTGTCGCCGAACACAAACAAGCGAAATGTTTAAACGCCATGATTTTATCCTCGTCTTCAGAGCTGAAATCTTGGGAATAACACATCCCGTTCAAGATAAATTCGCTCAGACAGCCTGAAATCCAGAGCTTTCAGTTCTCGATAAAACCGCTGCCACGACCGGCAGGCAGATTCTGGAGCGCTATAGCTCTGGGTCATCTGACGCAACTTACGCAGTTGCAACTTAATGAGCGAATGCTCCTCGTTCATCTGAGCGATCGGCGCTTCCAAATTGAGTGGCTGCTCATGCAGCATTCGTTTCAGAACGTGAGCGTTCTCTTGTTCAAGGTGGGCGGTGAGGCTGCGCTCCAGTTTTTTAATGGCCAGCGTGATGCCTTTAGGAACGTCAGGATTTGTTCTGTGGACAGCCTCGATCTTTCGAGCGAGCCGGTGCAGCTTCGACAGTTGTTCAACATGACCGACGTCGTAGCCGCGTAGGATGAGCTCCAGCAGCACGTCTGTATCTAACGTCTCAATCGGTGTCTGTTCCATTACCGTATCGAACAGCTCCTGGCACAACTGATCCGGGTTGATGTCGGCAATAGATGCGACGGCCTCAACGGTGGCCTGGTGATGCGCGTCAAGATCAGGCACATACTTGCACAATATATCAACGGTTTGGGGGCATTGGTTGATGAGCTGGGCGACCGTAGTGTCGTGGTAGCAGCCGAGAATATCCTGATAGTTCATTGTTGATTCTCCTCTTCCATTTAACATACATATATAATAGATGTTATAGGTTGTCAAGAATTGTTCTCATTTTCATTGAGTGCCCCAGAGCAGCCGCCCTTTCATGGGTACTGGCGGCGCCCATATTTATCCAGAGACTGCGTATTCCGGTCGGTCAACTAAGTAGTATTAGCACGTTGGGAGCTAAAGTGTACGGAGGCAGATTTGATAATCATTCACTCTGGCAAAATTCCCGACGCAATCGGGTTGGTCCGGACCTTCTCCGGCTAACAGCATTCACCTTACCAGTTGCTGCGTATGAAAATTCTCCTCGTTGAAGACGACAAACTACTCGGTGACGGAATTGCTGTCGGCATTGCCCAGTCAGGCCTGGTGGTTGACTGGGTATTGGATGGGCAACAGGCTGATACGGCCCTCGCCACGGGCAACTACGACGCTGCCGTTCTTGACCTCGGCCTGCCGCGGCTATCAGGCATGGAACTTTTGAGACGGGTCCGGGCAAGAGGGCAGATCTTACCGATTTTGATCCTGACTGCTCGTGATGCCGTGGAGGACCGAGTCGCTGGCCTGGATGCGGGTGCCGATGATTATCTGGTAAAACCTTTTGATCTCAATGAGTTGCAGGCACGGCTCCGGGCATTGCTGCGACGCTCCAAAGGATACGCTGAACCGATCATCAGTCACGGGGAGCTCCGAGTCGATCCAGCCAGTCATTCGGTGTCTTTGTCTGGCGGCACTGTCGATCTCTCTGCACGTGAATTCGCCATTCTCCACACACTATTGCTCAACGCAGGGCGAGTTATGTCAAAGGCACAAATTGAGGAGCATTTGTACGGCTGGGGGGAGGAAGTCGAGAGCAATGCAATTGAAGTTTTCGTACATCATTTGCGCCGAAAACTGTACCCGCAACTGATCCGTACGATCCGCGGTGTTGGGTACATGATTGAGAAGTCTGGGCTATGACGTCGTCATTGCGTTGGCGTCTTTTTGCGATTCTTGCGGTATCAGTGCTGTTTGCCTGGATTGCGACGGCGTTCTTTACCTACCTTGATGCGCGCAGTGAAATTGGCGCCATGCTTGATGCCCGCTTGGTGAAAACGGCTGAACGTGTCTCAGTGCAGGTTGCGAGTTCAGAGAATTTAGAAAGCATGGGCTCACAACAGATTCCTGACTATACCGACACCATACTGCAGGTATGGCTGCATAACGGCACCTTGCTTTTGAATTCAAGTACGGCTCCTGAACAACGCTTGGGCACACAGTATGATGGATTTGAAAACGCCACCATCAATGGTGCTCGCTACCGTATCTATAGCCATTGGGACAAAGCCGGTCATCGTAATGTGCGCGTTGGCGAGCGTTATGAATTACGCAACGCACTTGCCGAAAGCATAGCCACCCATCTGCTGCATCCCTTGTATTTTGCGGTTCCTGCACTGGGCATACTGATCTGGATATCTGTCGGTGCAGGGCTTGCGCCCCTGTCCCGCTTTACTCGTGAGGTAAAGAAGCGTGAGCCCGACAAGCTTGAACCGCTCGATATCACGGATACCCCCCGTGAAGTTTTACCGTTGCAAGATGCTCTCAATGCTCTTTTTATCCGCTTGCAGGCTTTACTTGAGCACGAGCGTCGTTTTACAGCGGATGCTGCCCACGAACTGCGCACACCGCTTGCCGTCATAAAAACACAGGCGCAGGTGGCCTATGCTGCACTTGATACGAGCCAACGGGAGCAGGCGTTGAAAAAGGTGATCAGTGGTACCGACCGTGCCGCTCATCTGATCGAACAATTGCTTGTGCTTTCGCGTCTTGATCCCGAGAAAACCCCGGTTGATCAACACCAGGTCAAACTCTCTACAGTGGTGAATGAGTGTGTCGCCTTGCATGCACCGGTTGCGATACGCAAGGGCGTAGACCTGGGGTTCGAGGCAAATGATGAAGGGTTGGTCCTTGGTGATCGAACCTTGCTGGCAGTTCTGGTGCGAAATCTCATTGATAACGCCGTTCGTTACACGCCGAGCGGTGGACTGATTGATGTTCGAGTCAAACGGATTGGCAGTCAGGTATTACTTCAGGTTGTTGATACCGGACCCGGAATTCCGGTGAAAGAGCGAAAGGGGGCGGTGTCGCGTTTTTATCGTGTGCTTGGCAGTGGTGAGGAGGGAAGTGGACTGGGGCTATCGATTG
This window encodes:
- the ubiU gene encoding ubiquinone anaerobic biosynthesis protein UbiU, encoding MELVCPAGSLPALKAAVDNGANAVYLGFKDSTNARQFKGLNFNDKRAAEGIEYAHKNGARVFCAINTFPQPQGWKTWTAAVDRAATLGIDAMILADMGLLDYAASRYPQIDRHLSVQGSATSYEALRFYKDNFGIRRAVLPRVLSLDQIRGLAKHSPVELEVFAFGSLCIMAEGRCYLSSYITDESPNTRGACSPAKAVRWQETPQGLESRLNGILIDRYGKGESAGYPTLCKGRFEVEGSVYHAIEEPVSLNTIDLLPQLQELGISAVKIEGRQRSPAYIADVARTWRQALDRLENSAAEFAVDPAWNATLAGLSEGGLTTIGAYHRKWK
- a CDS encoding U32 family peptidase, with protein sequence MLKLSLGPVLWFWSRQTVFDFYANAAEWPVDTVYLGETVCARRRELKLADWLDIAGVLKDAGKQVVLSTQTLIESEADLRLLRRICSQQDYLIEANDQSALQLASSNNLPFVTGPGLNIYNVATLKVLAKRGLKGWNLPVELGRETLVELIAELKAEGLDLPAEVFAWGFLPLAWSSRCFTARHYNLPKDNCEFRCLQHPDGLELRSREAQELFRLNGTSTLSGARYDLLRELPDMVAMGVDTVRLSPEYQGMAEVVQRFDQVRRGEMPDIDPLQLVEAPPCNGYWYGKPGMDLVADRLWAPML
- a CDS encoding methyl-accepting chemotaxis protein, whose translation is MFFWQYKQRAKVLELELSAVHNSVAQLNEDKRLLELRFEAEASALEEVKTQQALSRRLMAGLGQFGNSLKELKGSFSELSQLLGSRRSEALRTRDESGQVRDRMVSLVQRLGDARNSAASSARDMDSLESETGSITSLVDVIDGVSDQTSLLALNASIEAARAGEHGRGFSVVATEVRNLALRAGEATQEIESAIERIRAQTKIVAGASRSNSEEMEKLAAEADGARERLLMLIDMAGTSSDALGHAAVLSEIELANLEELDIKLTVYQILAGLSDRAADSLPDATECALGQWYYQGGGHKQYAGQVDFRTIEKPHRLVHIYAKEAVRAHHDGRAEDALKALEAMESNNLDVMARLRRLVARG
- a CDS encoding succinate dehydrogenase iron-sulfur subunit, which codes for MSDFIVRLYRYNPEQDDIPYNQDVEVGDEFRSRMVLDVLEHLKTRDTTLTFRRSCREGVCGSDGLSMNGRNGLGCITAVADALGKKNVLEIRPLPGMPVIRDLVVDQALFFKQYERIQPWLITDTPNPAIERLQSPEDRAKLDGLYECILCACCSSACPSWWWNPEKYIGPAGLLQANRFLVDSRDTATRERLAKLGDPFSVFRCRGIGNCMAYCPKGLNPMKAIGHIKTMLLREQI
- a CDS encoding hemerythrin domain-containing protein, whose amino-acid sequence is MNYQDILGCYHDTTVAQLINQCPQTVDILCKYVPDLDAHHQATVEAVASIADINPDQLCQELFDTVMEQTPIETLDTDVLLELILRGYDVGHVEQLSKLHRLARKIEAVHRTNPDVPKGITLAIKKLERSLTAHLEQENAHVLKRMLHEQPLNLEAPIAQMNEEHSLIKLQLRKLRQMTQSYSAPESACRSWQRFYRELKALDFRLSERIYLERDVLFPRFQL
- a CDS encoding response regulator transcription factor, with amino-acid sequence MKILLVEDDKLLGDGIAVGIAQSGLVVDWVLDGQQADTALATGNYDAAVLDLGLPRLSGMELLRRVRARGQILPILILTARDAVEDRVAGLDAGADDYLVKPFDLNELQARLRALLRRSKGYAEPIISHGELRVDPASHSVSLSGGTVDLSAREFAILHTLLLNAGRVMSKAQIEEHLYGWGEEVESNAIEVFVHHLRRKLYPQLIRTIRGVGYMIEKSGL
- a CDS encoding ATP-binding protein, with translation MTSSLRWRLFAILAVSVLFAWIATAFFTYLDARSEIGAMLDARLVKTAERVSVQVASSENLESMGSQQIPDYTDTILQVWLHNGTLLLNSSTAPEQRLGTQYDGFENATINGARYRIYSHWDKAGHRNVRVGERYELRNALAESIATHLLHPLYFAVPALGILIWISVGAGLAPLSRFTREVKKREPDKLEPLDITDTPREVLPLQDALNALFIRLQALLEHERRFTADAAHELRTPLAVIKTQAQVAYAALDTSQREQALKKVISGTDRAAHLIEQLLVLSRLDPEKTPVDQHQVKLSTVVNECVALHAPVAIRKGVDLGFEANDEGLVLGDRTLLAVLVRNLIDNAVRYTPSGGLIDVRVKRIGSQVLLQVVDTGPGIPVKERKGAVSRFYRVLGSGEEGSGLGLSIVERIAQLHGASLTLEDGDAGKGLVATVCFRAMSV